In Plasmodium gaboni strain SY75 chromosome 11, whole genome shotgun sequence, the following proteins share a genomic window:
- a CDS encoding putative bicoid-interacting protein BIN3: MLVKNSKDNEKAKEKRIKKLCLYGNFKNYYYERYIKRKKQNVIYVKNNEEEDIEEIILYDNKIGTDNYNNMIDNNKRCDNNYDSENIYYIYDHRLNYINKFHKDIFKEKVILDIGCNCGIVSFLLGLNFECRVVNAIDIDNNIINKNIKLLRLFIEFIFIYNSERHMLDFFLKNKDISKIEMDMFKNIYFLYEKLKGSRNYYNKMNNIYNQDIITDINDPNTCDNSLRYFPLNIYFLCSDIFDNKYRHLNNTYDVILALSVIKWIHLNKGDEHLILFFDRVYFMLKQNGYFILEYNKQKKYKLKKNQKKYYKKNISLNYKNFDDIAQGKYNNRCKMVLVNKFFFFTHKGDETSNKKNKSGMFNREVCIYRKV; the protein is encoded by the coding sequence ATGCTTGTAAAGAACTCTAAAGATAATGAGAAAGctaaagaaaaaagaataaagaaattatgtttatatggaaattttaaaaattattattatgagagatatataaaaagaaaaaaacaGAATGTGATATATGTTAAGAATAATGAAGAGGAAGATATTGAAGAAatcattttatatgataataaaataggAACAGATAACTACAATAATATgattgataataataaaaggtgtgataataattatgatagtgagaatatatattatatatatgatcaccgattaaattatattaataaatttcataaggatatttttaaagaaaaagtaATTTTAGATATTGGTTGTAATTGTGGCATTGTTAGTTTTTTATTAGGTTTGAATTTTGAATGTAGAGTAGTTAATGCTATAgatatagataataatataataaataaaaatataaaattattaagattatttattgaatttatatttatatataatagtgAGAGACATATGTTAgatttctttttaaaaaataaagatatatcaaaaatagaaatggacatgtttaaaaatatttattttttatatgaaaaattaaaaggttctagaaattattataataaaatgaataatatatataaccaAGATATAATAACTGATATAAATGATCCAAATACTTGTGATAATAGTTTAAGATATTTTCCacttaatatatattttttatgtagcgatatatttgataataaatatagaCATCTTAATAACACATACGATGTTATACTTGCTTTGTCTGTCATTAAATGGatacatttaaataaagGTGATGAACAtttgattttattttttgatcgtgtttattttatgttaaAGCAAAATGGATATTTCATAttagaatataataaacagaagaaatataaattaaaaaaaaatcaaaagaaatattataaaaaaaacatatcattaaattataaaaactTTGATGATATAGCACAAGGCAAGTACAACAATAGGTGTAAAATGGTCCTAGTCAAcaagttttttttttttactcATAAAGGAGATGAAACAAgtaataagaaaaataaatctGGAATGTTTAACCGGGAGGTATGTATATATAGGAAGgtataa